A single region of the Neomonachus schauinslandi chromosome 3, ASM220157v2, whole genome shotgun sequence genome encodes:
- the SNORC gene encoding protein SNORC: MAFRVALRMALLLLSGALAPAVLTAEGPQEPAPTLWNEPAELPSGEGPVESTSPAREPVATGPPAPTAAPSPEDSTARERLDQGGGSLGPGAIAAIVIAALLATCVVLALVVVALRKFSAS, encoded by the exons ATGGCATTCCGTGTGGCCCTGCGCATGGCACTGCTGCTCCTTTCCGGGGCCCTGGCCCCTGCAGTGCTCACAG CCGAGGGCCCGCAGGAGCCCGCGCCCACCCTGTGGAACGAGCCCGCCGAGCTGCCGTCGGGAGAGGGCCCCGTGGAGAGCACCAGCCCCGCCCGGGAGCCCGTGGCCAccggccccccggcccccaccgCCGCGCCGAGCCCCGAGGACAGCACGGCGCGGGAGCGTCTGGACCAGGGCGGCG GCTCGCTGGGGCCCGGCGCCATCGCGGCCATCGTCATCGCCGCCCTGCTGGCCACCTGCGTGGTGCTGGCGCTCGTGGTCGTCGCGCTGAGAAAGTTTTCCGCCTCCTGA